The Lactuca sativa cultivar Salinas chromosome 2, Lsat_Salinas_v11, whole genome shotgun sequence genome includes a window with the following:
- the LOC128132375 gene encoding F-box protein CPR1-like, protein MIMLWNPSIRKSIAIAVPEPGMSNKMDETVFGFGVCPVTHDPKIIMIQQFAPLHEKPSKINDPREVMLYTLSSGKWTSLSPASSNVLSKSIRVQWYGQVIDRFIYWSGLHLKALNSRLIRWNCNLILSFDMTDHTFQVIDLPDSLAKHPPSKISIFKLRESLVIFQSNEKEKQCHDVVWMMENNGVEKSFTKVFAIIAPEYGSSIRAMGLRNNGTLIMQVKKDYRCEESEIVVYEPKTQHLNALKIDGVRSFSTVNSYKETLVLLGSE, encoded by the coding sequence ATGATTATGCTTTGGAATCCTTCAATCAGAAAATCGATCGCCATTGCTGTGCCTGAGCCAGGTATGTCTAATAAGATGGATGAAACAGTTTTTGGTTTTGGTGTTTGTCCTGTTACTCATGATCCTAAGATCATCATGATTCAACAATTTGCTCCCTTACATGAAAAACCCAGCAAAATCAACGACCCTCGTGAAGTTATGCTTTACACATTGAGTTCTGGGAAGTGGACAAGTCTATCTCCTGCTTCTAGCAATGTGCTGAGTAAATCGATCCGAGTTCAATGGTATGGGCAAGTTATCGATAGGTTTATATATTGGTCTGGTTTGCATCTGAAGGCTTTAAACAGTAGGCTGATTAGATGGAATTGTAATCtgattctttcatttgatatGACTGATCATACTTTTCAAGTGATAGATCTCCCAGATAGTTTGGCGAAACACCCTCCTTCTAAGATCTCCATTTTTAAGCTAAGGGAATCTCTTGTCATATTTCAAAGCAATGAAAAGGAAAAACAGTGTCATGATGTTGTATGGATGATGGAGAATAATGGTGTTGAAAAATCGTTTACAAAGGTATTCGCCATTATTGCACCTGAATATGGGTCGTCTATTAGGGCAATGGGACTCAGGAACAATGGAACGCTTATAATGCAAGTGAAAAAAGATTATCGTTGTGAAGAAAGTGAAATTGTTGTATATGAGCCCAAAACACAACACTTGAATGCTCTTAAGATTGATGGAGTAAGGAGTTTCTCCACTGTGAATTCGTACAAGGAAACACTAGTTTTGCTTGGTAGTgaataa